Sequence from the Amycolatopsis sp. NBC_00345 genome:
GCATGCGGGCCGACGACGGCGCGGATGCCCCCGACTCCCCCGCTGGTGACGACCGGGCCGCGTGGGAACAGGCCGCAGGCGGGGATGTCGCCGCGTTCGGGGAGTTGTTCCGCCGGCATGCCGGCGCGGTGTGGAACTACGCCTACCGGCTGACCGGGTCGTGGTCGGCGGCCGAGGACCTGACCTCCTCGACGTTCCTCACCGCGTGGCGGCGGCTCGGCGAGGTGACGCTGGTGAACCACAGTGCGCGGCCGTGGCTGTACACCGTGACCAGCAACCTGGCCCGCCGTGAGCAGCGCAGTCTCGGCCGGTTCTCACGGGCGTTGTCGCGCCTGCCGCGTGGTGGCGTCGTGCGTGACCACGCCGAGGACGTGGCCGGCCGGGTCGATGCGGACCGCCGGCTGCGGGTGGTACTGGACGCGGTCGCCACGCTGCCACGGGCCGAGCGGCGGGCCGTCGAACTGTGCCTGCTGGGCGGCTTGTCCACCGGGGAGGCCGCCGCGGTGCTCGAGATCGCCGAAGCGAGCGTGCGGGCCCGGATTTCCCGGGCCCGCAGCCGGCTGCGCGGCCTGCTGCGGGACACCACCCTCAACGCACTGACCGCCGAGGAGCTGTGATGACCGACAACGACGACCGGCCGGCGGACCGGCCGATGCCCGAACACCTGCAGGACGCTCTGTGGAGCCGGATCCGGCCGGAGCTGACGGCCCCGCGCCGCCGGCAGCCGGGCCCGCCGTTGGCGGTCGCGGCCGTGGTCGGCGTCCTCGCGGTCGGTGCCGTGGTGGCGTTCGGGCCGGGGCACGAGGCGGGCCCGAACCCCACCGCGATACCGGCCGGCGCCGGGTCCCTGCCCCAGCCCGCGCCCGACCCCGCCGACGTGAAACTGGTCAAGGACTGCGTGGACGCCACCCTCGGCTACGGGTACGCGGTGCCCGCCCCGGGCAGCTGGCGGCCGGCCGCCAAGATCGATGCGGACACTTCGCACGGTTTCATGGTCATCCGCAATGACATCTCCGCGGCGGTCTGCGTCATCGACGGCGACAAGTCCCCCGGCATCATGGGTGCCGACTCCGACGAAATGGCCGGTCGGCGCTTCGGTTACGCCAAGCTCACCGCAAAGCTCCCCTTTAACAGCTTCACCGGTATCGGCGGCCTCCACGAGCCGACGTTCGAGTTCGGGATCGTGACCACCGAGGTGGCCGCGGTTTCGGTGGTGGGGCCGGACGGTTCGGTGTTCCCGGCGACAGTGCGCGACGGCACGTTCGCCGTGAAGATCAACGACGGGCGCGGCGGGGTCCGCACCGAATACCGCGCCCGAATGACCATGAAGAACGGAAATGTCATCGAAGCTCCGTTGAAATAGCGCTTGACCCCCGGGTTCTCTCGCCGCACTTTCCCGCATAAGGAGCAAGACCATAATGGTGATGGGGTTGACGGCGCCTCAATCGGCCGGCGGCCAGTCGGCGCTGGACCGGTCACGGGTCCTGCTCGCCCGGGCCGGGTGGCTGCCGATCGGCGTGGCCGTGGTGTCGGCGCTGGTGTTCTTACTGGTGCGCGGACATCTGATCGACGACACGTACATCACGTTGAGCTACGCCCGCAATCTCGCCTTCCACGGGCAGTGGGGACTGCTGGCCGGGGACAACGCCAACACGGCGACCTCGCCGTTGAACGTGCTTTGCCTGGCGGCGCTGACCTTTGTGGTGCGGGACGCGGTATTCGCCGCGGGCTTGCTGTACGTCGCGGGCCAGGTGGCGCTGGTGCTCGCCCTGCGCCGGCTCGGCGCGGCCACCGGACTGCCCGGCTGGTTCCCGGTGCTCACGATCACCGCGCTGACGGTCAACCCGCTGCTGGTGTCGTCGATCGGGATGGAGGTCGGGCTGGGCGCGGCGGGGCTCGCCTGGCTGCTCGTTCTTTCGGTGGAACGACGACCCTTCGCGTTCGGCTTGGTCGCCGGCGCGCTGGCGCTGGTCCGCGTTGACCTCCTGATCTTCGTGGCGGTGATCTTCGTGGCCCGGCGGCGGTTCTGGGTCGGCGCCCGGCGCAGCGTGCGCGGCGCCGTGCTGGTCGCGGCGCCCTGGTTCGGGTTCAGCTGGGTGATGCTGGGCGCGGCGGTCCCGGACACCCTGGTCATCAAGACCCTGCAGGGCGCGCGGCAAGCCTGGGGGAAGTGGGAGTTCGGCAACGGCCCCGGGCTGTACTGGCAGGGGATGCCCGGGCAGACCGTGCTGTCGTTCCTGCCCGTCGGGCTGGCGCTGGCGGCCGGGTTGCGCTGGCTGATCCCGGTGGTGCGCGGAAACGCGGCCGGCCTTCGGCTGCTGCCGTTCGCCGTGCTCGCCGTGG
This genomic interval carries:
- a CDS encoding RNA polymerase sigma factor yields the protein MRADDGADAPDSPAGDDRAAWEQAAGGDVAAFGELFRRHAGAVWNYAYRLTGSWSAAEDLTSSTFLTAWRRLGEVTLVNHSARPWLYTVTSNLARREQRSLGRFSRALSRLPRGGVVRDHAEDVAGRVDADRRLRVVLDAVATLPRAERRAVELCLLGGLSTGEAAAVLEIAEASVRARISRARSRLRGLLRDTTLNALTAEEL